From [Chlorobium] sp. 445, one genomic window encodes:
- a CDS encoding UDP-N-acetylmuramoyl-tripeptide--D-alanyl-D-alanine ligase → MFQSIRLRTVQAITEQDLCEVGRIVGAVEPIAEPRVAIDSRKITGGEIFFALKGERVDGHEFVGEALQRGARLCVVSEAWYKDSKEKFFDKLLVVPDVLQALQRLARLYRRKFSVPLVAIGGGSGKTTTKEMMAAVLRTTYDTLATEGNLNNHIGLPITLFGLRKTTEIAVVEMGMNHKGEMQQLCEIAEPTHGLITNIGKAHIEFFGSLEAIAEAEGELFEWLGKGNGSAFVNADDALVMQVSEKVMQKILYGVITSANPMRRERLDIYAEEIELDERGRAKFRLATQEAEESVQLRIAGWHNVTNALAAAAVGLNFGVPLLRIKTALEQFEINPLLKRMAVYEQDGMIIINDTYNANPESMRRGLETLSAMKVSGKKIAVLGDMLELGALAESEHRALGEFISEQGIDVLFVWGNAMKTTCKVACVSTKQHFESKAQLAQTLKATAQPGDAILFKGSRGMKMEEVIEMMSRQ, encoded by the coding sequence ATTTTTCAAAGCATCAGGCTAAGGACTGTGCAAGCAATTACGGAGCAAGATCTGTGCGAAGTGGGTCGCATAGTTGGGGCAGTAGAGCCAATCGCTGAGCCTAGAGTCGCAATTGATTCGCGCAAAATCACAGGTGGTGAGATCTTCTTTGCACTCAAAGGTGAACGTGTTGATGGACACGAATTTGTAGGCGAAGCACTTCAGCGAGGCGCGCGCCTGTGTGTTGTCAGTGAAGCATGGTACAAAGACAGCAAAGAAAAGTTCTTTGACAAATTGCTCGTGGTGCCCGATGTCCTGCAGGCTTTGCAACGTCTGGCGCGGCTTTATCGACGCAAGTTTTCTGTGCCACTCGTAGCCATTGGTGGCGGGAGCGGCAAGACAACCACAAAAGAGATGATGGCAGCAGTGTTGCGCACAACCTACGACACCTTAGCAACTGAAGGTAACCTCAATAATCACATTGGCTTGCCGATTACGCTCTTTGGGCTACGCAAGACAACGGAAATTGCCGTCGTGGAAATGGGGATGAATCACAAAGGTGAGATGCAGCAACTGTGTGAGATTGCTGAGCCGACGCATGGACTGATTACGAACATTGGCAAAGCACACATCGAGTTTTTTGGCTCGCTGGAAGCAATTGCTGAAGCCGAAGGCGAACTCTTTGAGTGGCTTGGCAAAGGCAACGGCAGTGCATTTGTCAATGCAGATGATGCGCTTGTGATGCAAGTGTCTGAAAAGGTCATGCAAAAAATACTCTATGGCGTCATTACATCAGCAAATCCGATGCGCCGTGAGCGATTAGATATCTACGCTGAAGAAATTGAGCTCGATGAGCGCGGGCGTGCAAAGTTCAGGTTAGCAACACAAGAAGCCGAAGAGAGCGTGCAATTGCGCATCGCAGGTTGGCACAATGTTACCAATGCTTTAGCGGCAGCAGCAGTTGGACTCAACTTCGGTGTTCCGCTCTTGCGCATCAAGACGGCACTGGAACAATTTGAAATTAACCCATTGCTCAAGCGTATGGCTGTCTATGAGCAAGATGGCATGATCATCATCAATGACACTTACAACGCTAACCCTGAATCAATGCGCAGAGGATTAGAAACGCTGAGCGCAATGAAAGTAAGTGGAAAAAAAATTGCAGTGTTAGGTGATATGCTGGAGCTTGGCGCACTGGCTGAAAGCGAACACAGAGCATTAGGTGAATTTATCTCGGAGCAAGGAATCGATGTGCTCTTTGTTTGGGGAAATGCTATGAAGACCACATGCAAAGTCGCTTGTGTCAGCACAAAACAGCACTTTGAGAGCAAAGCGCAGCTTGCGCAAACACTAAAAGCGACAGCGCAGCCCGGCGATGCGATTCTCTTCAAAGGCTCAAGGGGCATGAAAATGGAAGAAGTAATAGAGATGATGAGCAGGCAATAG
- a CDS encoding UDP-N-acetylmuramoyl-L-alanyl-D-glutamate--2,6-diaminopimelate ligase gives MTLNDVIELLVPVEMATPEQVAQHGMMKIESVAYDSRKVKNGTLFVAIKGFKTDGHLFIDKAVQSGASVVVCEELPMQRAAECVYLRVESSRRALARLAKAFYGDASDKLTIIGVTGTNGKTTTTFLIKSILDANGIKSGLIGTIEYQIGNEVIEAERTTPEALELHEFFDKMINAGCTHCVMEVSSHSLALHRTDGICFQVGVFTNLSRDHLDFHGAMENYFNAKKILFDGLDAQATAVTNWDDPYGKRIVSDCRAAIISYSVSGEEPHGTPSHGDETTLCAKVLNYELGATSVMLSVRGETHIHAFGLIGKFNLYNILAAYGATAALGLSHNAIVHGISKCKGVRGRMEQIWSKDHRCAIVDYAHSPDALENVMRAIREVMPKEGKLITVFGCGGERDKGKRPQMGRLAEQLSDIVILTSDNPRGEDPETILDDIEAGMSKSKTHYRIAERQEAIKKGIELLQQGDVLLVAGKGHETYQDIQGVKYHFDDRELIEKFFKASG, from the coding sequence ATGACTTTGAATGATGTCATCGAGTTGCTTGTGCCTGTGGAAATGGCAACGCCAGAGCAGGTTGCACAGCACGGCATGATGAAGATTGAATCGGTAGCGTATGACTCGCGCAAGGTAAAAAACGGTACACTATTCGTTGCCATCAAAGGCTTCAAAACTGATGGGCATTTGTTTATTGACAAAGCTGTACAAAGCGGCGCAAGTGTCGTGGTCTGTGAAGAACTGCCCATGCAGCGCGCAGCCGAGTGTGTCTATCTCAGAGTCGAGTCGTCGCGCAGGGCGCTGGCAAGACTTGCAAAAGCATTTTATGGTGATGCTAGCGACAAACTGACCATCATTGGTGTAACAGGCACGAATGGCAAGACAACGACAACATTTCTCATTAAATCTATTCTTGATGCAAATGGCATCAAATCGGGACTCATTGGCACGATTGAATACCAAATCGGAAACGAAGTCATTGAAGCCGAACGCACGACACCTGAGGCGCTGGAACTACACGAGTTCTTTGACAAGATGATAAACGCAGGCTGTACGCATTGTGTGATGGAAGTCTCCTCACACTCGCTGGCACTGCATCGCACCGATGGCATTTGCTTTCAAGTAGGCGTCTTTACAAATCTCTCGCGCGATCACTTGGATTTTCATGGCGCCATGGAAAACTATTTCAACGCTAAGAAAATCCTCTTCGATGGTCTTGATGCGCAAGCTACAGCGGTAACGAATTGGGATGACCCTTATGGCAAACGCATAGTCAGCGACTGTCGCGCTGCCATAATAAGCTACAGTGTCAGTGGCGAAGAACCACATGGCACGCCATCACATGGCGATGAGACAACACTCTGTGCGAAAGTTTTGAACTACGAACTGGGTGCAACCTCTGTGATGCTCTCTGTAAGAGGTGAAACACACATTCATGCCTTCGGGCTAATTGGCAAGTTCAATCTCTACAACATTTTGGCGGCCTACGGTGCCACAGCGGCGTTGGGACTGTCTCACAATGCCATCGTGCATGGCATCTCAAAGTGTAAAGGGGTGCGTGGACGAATGGAACAAATCTGGTCGAAGGACCATCGCTGTGCGATTGTCGATTATGCGCATTCGCCTGATGCGTTGGAAAATGTCATGCGTGCCATTCGTGAGGTGATGCCAAAGGAGGGAAAACTCATTACGGTCTTTGGCTGCGGCGGTGAGCGCGATAAAGGCAAGCGTCCGCAAATGGGAAGACTTGCAGAGCAGCTGTCGGATATAGTCATACTGACATCCGACAATCCACGCGGTGAAGATCCAGAAACAATTTTGGATGACATTGAGGCAGGGATGAGCAAAAGCAAAACGCATTATCGCATTGCTGAGCGTCAAGAAGCCATTAAGAAAGGTATTGAGCTGCTGCAACAAGGTGATGTGTTGCTTGTAGCAGGAAAAGGTCATGAGACTTATCAAGACATTCAAGGTGTCAAGTACCATTTTGATGATCGAGAGCTCATAGAAAAATTTTTCAAAGCATCAGGCTAA
- a CDS encoding peptidoglycan glycosyltransferase, translating into MQKRNTMSENPSKDKAALWRGERQVRLVLVFGGLALLALGVIARLVWVQILNAEEYQRKAQRQYEYREKIAAPRGDILDRNGKRLATSLMNVSFAADPKLVQHKDTLAALCEKVFGKPKEHYLRKLNEKTRFVWLERNQSQSSAAPLLALDIDGLIIRKEIHRQYENLASQLIGFVNADNTGISGLEKQLEPYLRGKDGFLTMQRTATGRAFPAIGAPRQEAVPGCRVELTIDADVQAIVEDELQNGVANCAASAGIGIVMNVHTGEILAMANEPNFDMNNAVTYKPEATRNRAVTDAFEPGSTFKLVIATAATQYGVVQPDEKVDAQNGRYVIQRRTITDHERLGVITFRQAIAHSSNIVAAKTALKVGKENFYATAKAFGFGEKTSIDVPGEIAGALKPTREWSAISLPWMAQGYEVMVTPIQLITAYAALANGGRLMKPFVVQRIVSPDGEVLARQSPVVRRQVMKREVADVVKSYFKAVVDSGTGKPARIEGVSVAGKTGTAQQLDAGNYHTGKYVASFVGFFPSEQPEFAILVMMINPTNGYYGSMAAAPVFANIGRRMLSTLGEAYRAKIARNLAPSKEKLFLDTVQSVVVPNVRGLCAEEAKALLRIHKLDFKRENELIDAAKQIVIAQGVEAGKRVPIWSKVPLTFSDAETKDGAQHMPLLIGLRADRALCEAGRLGLRLEIAGKSGKVVAQLPKAGERVKEGQVCVITMQ; encoded by the coding sequence ATGCAAAAAAGAAACACGATGAGCGAAAACCCAAGTAAAGATAAAGCGGCGCTGTGGCGGGGAGAACGGCAGGTGCGTCTTGTGCTGGTCTTTGGTGGACTTGCGTTGCTTGCCCTGGGTGTCATTGCTCGATTGGTGTGGGTGCAAATTCTCAACGCAGAAGAATATCAACGCAAAGCGCAGCGGCAGTATGAGTACCGAGAAAAAATTGCGGCACCACGCGGCGATATCCTTGACCGCAACGGCAAACGCTTAGCGACAAGTCTGATGAATGTCTCGTTTGCAGCAGACCCGAAACTTGTGCAGCACAAAGATACCTTAGCGGCACTATGCGAAAAGGTATTTGGAAAGCCGAAGGAACACTACCTCAGAAAATTAAATGAAAAAACACGTTTTGTCTGGCTCGAACGCAATCAGTCTCAATCCAGTGCAGCGCCGCTATTAGCCTTAGACATAGATGGATTGATCATTCGCAAGGAAATTCATCGTCAGTATGAGAACTTGGCATCGCAACTCATTGGCTTTGTCAATGCTGACAACACTGGGATTAGTGGTCTAGAAAAACAGTTGGAGCCGTATCTACGTGGCAAAGATGGATTTTTAACCATGCAGCGCACCGCAACGGGCAGAGCGTTTCCAGCTATTGGTGCACCAAGACAAGAGGCGGTACCGGGCTGCCGTGTAGAACTGACCATTGATGCTGATGTGCAAGCCATTGTCGAAGATGAGCTGCAAAATGGGGTAGCAAATTGCGCTGCAAGCGCAGGTATTGGCATTGTCATGAATGTGCACACGGGCGAGATTCTCGCTATGGCGAATGAACCTAACTTTGATATGAACAATGCAGTAACCTATAAACCTGAAGCGACGCGCAACCGAGCTGTAACTGATGCCTTCGAGCCGGGTTCGACGTTTAAGCTCGTGATAGCCACTGCAGCAACACAGTATGGCGTGGTGCAACCAGATGAAAAGGTAGATGCCCAAAATGGGCGATATGTGATTCAAAGGCGCACAATTACAGACCATGAAAGGCTTGGAGTAATCACGTTTCGACAAGCCATTGCACACTCGAGCAACATTGTTGCAGCAAAAACTGCGCTCAAAGTCGGTAAAGAAAATTTCTATGCAACAGCAAAAGCCTTTGGCTTCGGTGAAAAAACAAGCATTGATGTGCCGGGAGAAATTGCAGGTGCGCTCAAACCGACGCGCGAATGGTCAGCCATTTCGCTACCGTGGATGGCACAAGGCTATGAAGTGATGGTTACGCCGATTCAACTTATTACGGCTTATGCGGCACTGGCAAATGGTGGTAGGCTCATGAAACCCTTTGTCGTGCAGCGAATTGTGTCGCCAGATGGTGAAGTGTTGGCGCGTCAATCGCCTGTAGTGCGGCGTCAAGTCATGAAGCGCGAAGTGGCAGATGTGGTGAAGAGTTATTTCAAAGCTGTAGTCGATAGCGGCACAGGTAAGCCGGCGCGCATTGAAGGCGTCAGTGTGGCAGGTAAAACTGGCACAGCGCAGCAACTTGATGCTGGTAACTATCATACAGGAAAATACGTGGCATCGTTTGTCGGTTTCTTTCCAAGTGAGCAGCCTGAATTTGCCATCTTGGTGATGATGATCAATCCCACAAATGGCTACTATGGCAGCATGGCTGCAGCGCCAGTGTTTGCAAACATTGGCAGGCGAATGCTCTCTACGCTCGGCGAGGCTTATCGCGCAAAAATTGCACGCAATCTTGCGCCCTCAAAAGAAAAACTCTTTTTGGATACGGTGCAAAGTGTTGTGGTGCCGAATGTGCGTGGACTCTGTGCTGAAGAAGCGAAAGCCTTGCTGCGCATACATAAACTCGATTTCAAGCGTGAAAATGAACTCATTGACGCAGCAAAGCAAATCGTGATTGCGCAAGGTGTGGAAGCAGGCAAACGCGTGCCGATATGGTCAAAAGTGCCGCTCACATTTTCTGATGCTGAGACAAAAGACGGGGCACAACACATGCCCTTGCTGATTGGATTGCGCGCCGATAGAGCACTCTGTGAAGCAGGGCGATTAGGTTTGCGGCTTGAGATTGCTGGTAAGAGTGGAAAAGTAGTGGCACAATTGCCAAAAGCAGGTGAGCGTGTCAAAGAAGGACAAGTCTGTGTGATAACCATGCAGTAG
- the mraZ gene encoding division/cell wall cluster transcriptional repressor MraZ, with protein MPEFRGTEQYNLDDKGRLMIPARFRKKMVSDKPGTLLVLVKTPRGNMELYEQESWREQQKKLDQLSDFNPEDRRLKTFIYANLDEVELDKSGRIGLPKRFLEECGITKEVTLVGAENKIELWNPERLREFLNRPPEEFETLTQRVLG; from the coding sequence ATGCCAGAATTCAGAGGCACAGAGCAGTATAATCTTGACGACAAAGGTCGGCTGATGATACCTGCGCGATTTCGCAAAAAAATGGTGAGCGATAAGCCGGGCACACTGCTGGTATTGGTCAAAACGCCACGCGGCAATATGGAACTCTATGAGCAAGAGAGTTGGAGAGAACAACAAAAAAAACTGGACCAGCTCTCTGATTTCAATCCGGAGGATAGACGACTGAAGACGTTTATCTATGCCAATCTCGATGAAGTTGAGCTCGACAAAAGCGGACGCATAGGGTTGCCGAAAAGATTTTTGGAAGAATGTGGTATCACGAAAGAAGTCACACTCGTGGGTGCAGAAAACAAAATTGAGCTGTGGAATCCGGAGCGATTGAGAGAGTTTTTGAATCGACCACCAGAAGAATTTGAGACACTGACACAGCGCGTGTTAGGATAG
- a CDS encoding metal-dependent hydrolase, producing MASYRGHVWGGLLFFVPLIIVLVFFFELYKQPLPMLLAQVAILLGITLLFALFPDIDIKSKGQRIFYLIFFCVDLVLIVTNHWREAAFLGLFAMLPLLTEHRGWTHSFWAALIIPLPFLLVPIWFAKSGWKAGLPYYLAAVAGYLSHRFMDGIFFGRKGH from the coding sequence ATGGCGTCATATCGTGGACATGTTTGGGGCGGATTGCTGTTTTTTGTGCCCCTCATCATTGTGCTAGTTTTCTTCTTTGAGCTCTACAAACAGCCTTTGCCGATGCTTCTGGCTCAGGTTGCCATTCTGCTTGGCATTACACTGCTGTTTGCGCTCTTTCCTGACATTGACATCAAAAGCAAAGGACAACGTATTTTTTACCTGATATTTTTCTGCGTAGACCTTGTGCTAATTGTAACAAACCACTGGCGCGAAGCGGCGTTTCTCGGACTCTTTGCCATGCTGCCGCTGCTGACCGAACATCGTGGCTGGACACACTCCTTCTGGGCAGCGCTCATCATTCCGCTGCCATTTCTTCTGGTCCCAATCTGGTTTGCAAAATCAGGGTGGAAAGCCGGACTCCCGTATTACCTTGCTGCCGTGGCTGGATACCTTAGCCATCGATTCATGGATGGCATTTTCTTTGGGCGCAAAGGACACTGA
- the pgk gene encoding phosphoglycerate kinase has product MTKKTLSDIAVSGKRVLVRVDFNVPLDKSGHVEDDTRIRESLPTIQTLIKNGARVILMSHLGRPKGKRAMEFSLRPAAERLSQLLGQPVLMANDCIGAEVEQQALSLKDGEVMMLENLRFYNDEEDNNPEFAKKLAALGEIYVNDAFGTAHRAHASTEGITKFLPIAVAGFLIEKELKYLGEATENPKRPFVAILGGSKISGKIDVLERLLDKVDKILVGGAMIFTFFKSNGLGIGKSLVEDDKLEVAQSIQAKAKAKGVPLILPVDVVVADRFEADAASQVVDVNAIPEGWMGLDIGPKTIAHYREEILSANTIVWNGPMGVFEMDKFATGTVEIAKALAEATQRGATTVIGGGDSASAIVKAGLEKAVTHVSTGGGASLEFLEGKVLPGIAALNDK; this is encoded by the coding sequence ATGACCAAGAAAACACTTTCCGATATTGCCGTCTCTGGCAAACGCGTTTTAGTACGTGTGGATTTTAATGTGCCGCTCGACAAGTCAGGTCATGTTGAAGATGACACACGCATTCGCGAATCTTTGCCGACTATTCAAACCTTGATTAAAAATGGGGCTCGTGTGATTTTGATGTCGCACTTAGGGCGACCCAAAGGCAAGCGCGCTATGGAATTTTCTTTGCGCCCTGCTGCCGAACGGCTTTCACAACTTTTAGGTCAACCTGTGCTGATGGCAAACGATTGCATCGGCGCAGAAGTCGAGCAGCAAGCCCTGTCGCTCAAAGATGGCGAAGTGATGATGCTGGAAAACTTGCGTTTCTACAACGACGAAGAGGATAATAATCCGGAGTTTGCAAAGAAACTTGCGGCTCTGGGCGAAATCTACGTCAATGATGCGTTTGGCACAGCACATCGCGCACATGCCTCGACCGAAGGCATCACCAAGTTTCTTCCGATTGCCGTCGCTGGCTTTTTGATTGAAAAAGAGCTAAAGTATCTTGGTGAAGCGACGGAAAATCCGAAGCGTCCGTTTGTAGCCATTCTTGGCGGCTCAAAAATTTCAGGTAAAATCGATGTCTTGGAGCGCTTGCTCGATAAAGTTGATAAAATCTTGGTTGGCGGCGCGATGATTTTTACCTTCTTCAAGTCTAATGGCTTAGGCATTGGCAAGTCACTTGTAGAAGATGACAAACTCGAGGTTGCACAGTCCATTCAAGCTAAAGCTAAAGCGAAAGGTGTGCCGCTGATTTTGCCCGTCGATGTTGTCGTTGCGGATCGTTTCGAAGCAGATGCTGCCTCACAAGTCGTTGATGTGAACGCTATTCCAGAGGGCTGGATGGGTCTGGATATTGGTCCGAAAACAATTGCGCACTACCGCGAGGAAATTTTGAGCGCTAACACCATCGTTTGGAATGGTCCAATGGGCGTCTTTGAAATGGATAAATTTGCAACGGGTACCGTTGAAATTGCCAAAGCCTTAGCTGAAGCGACACAGCGCGGTGCCACTACGGTGATTGGCGGCGGTGATAGTGCTTCTGCAATTGTTAAAGCCGGTCTTGAAAAAGCTGTTACACATGTCTCAACAGGTGGCGGCGCTAGCTTGGAGTTTCTCGAAGGAAAAGTTCTGCCCGGTATCGCAGCACTTAATGACAAGTAA